In Eubalaena glacialis isolate mEubGla1 chromosome 3, mEubGla1.1.hap2.+ XY, whole genome shotgun sequence, the following are encoded in one genomic region:
- the IGSF8 gene encoding immunoglobulin superfamily member 8, with product MGALGPKPPPPLLLLILGVGCCAREVLVPEGPLYRVAGTAISISCNVTGYEGPAQQDFEWFLYRPEAPEAALGIVSTRDTRFSYAVFGPRVAAGEVQVQRLQGDAVVLKIARLQAQDAGIYECYTPSTDAQYLGSYSGKVELRVLPDMLQVSATPPGPRGRQAPTSPPRLMVHEGQELALGCLARTSTQKHTHLAVSFGRAVPEVPVGRATLQEVVGLRPDLAVEAGAPYAERLAAGELRLGKEGTERYRMVVGGAQADDAGTYHCTAAEWIQDPDGSWAQIAEKRAVLAHVDVQTLSSQLAVTVGPGERRIGPGEPLELLCNVSGALPPPGRHAAYSVGWEMAPAGAPGPGRLVAQLDTEGVGSLGPGYEGRHIAMEKVASRTYRLRLEAARPGDAGTYRCLAKAYVRGSGARLREAASARSRPLPVHVREEGVVLEAVAWLVGGTVYRGETASLLCNISVRGGPPGLRLAASWWVERPEEGELSSAPAQLVGGVGQDGVAELGVRPGGGPISVELVGPRSHRLRLHGLGPEDEGVYHCAPSAWVQHADYSWYQAGSARSGPVTVYPYTHALDTLFVPLLVGAGVALAIGATILGSITCCFMKRLRKR from the exons ATGGGCGCCCTCGGTCCcaagccgccgccgccgctgctgctgtTAATCCTGG GAGTCGGGTGCTGTGCCCGGGAGGTGCTAGTCCCTGAGGGGCCCCTGTATCGCGTGGCTGGCACAGCCATCTCCATCTCCTGCAATGTCACTGGCTACGAGGGCCCTGCCCAGCAGGACTTCGAGTGGTTCCTGTACAGGCCTGAGGCCCCAGAGGCTGCCCTGGGCATTGTCAGTACCAGGGATACCCGATTCTCCTATGCTGTCTTTGGGCCCCGAGTGGCAGCTGGTGAGGTACAGGTACAGCGTCTGCAGGGTGATGCCGTGGTGCTCAAGATTGCCCGCCTGCAGGCCCAGGATGCTGGCATTTACGAGTGCTACACACCCTCCACGGATGCCCAGTACCTGGGCAGCTACAGCGGCAAAGTGGAACTGAGAG TTCTTCCAGATATGCTGCAGGTGTCTGCTACCCCCCCAGGGCCCCGGGGCCGTCAGGCCCCGACTTCACCCCCTCGCCTGATGGTGCACGAGGGGCAGGAGCTGGCACTGGGCTGCCTGGCACGGACGAGCACCCAGAAGCACACACACCTGGCCGTGTCCTTTGGGCGAGCTGTGCCCGAGGTGCCAGTGGGGCGAGCAACTCTGCAGGAAGTGGTGGGACTCCGGCCCGACCTGGCCGTGGAGGCAGGAGCTCCCTATGCTGAGCGGCTGGCGGCAGGGGAGCTGCGGCTGGGCAAGGAGGGGACTGAGCGCTACCGCATGGTGGTGGGGGGCGCCCAGGCGGACGACGCGGGCACCTACCACTGCACTGCTGCTGAGTGGATTCAGGATCCCGATGGCAGCTGGGCCCAGATCGCGGAGAAGAGGGCTGTCCTGGCCCACGTGGACGTGCAGACACTGT CCAGCCAGCTGGCAGTGACAGTGGGGCCTGGTGAACGTCGGATCGGCCCAGGGGAGCCCTTGGAGCTGCTGTGCAATGTGTCAGGGGCCCTGCCCCCACCTGGCCGTCATGCTGCGTACTCCGTGGGCTGGGAGATGGCACCTGCAGGGGCCCCTGGGCCCGGCCGCCTGGTTGCCCAGCTGGACACGGAGGGTGTGGGCAGCCTGGGCCCTGGCTACGAGGGCCGGCACATTGCCATGGAGAAGGTGGCTTCCAGAACCTACCGGCTACGGCTGGAGGCTGCCCGGCCTGGGGATGCGGGCACCTACCGCTGCCTCGCCAAGGCCTATGTCCGAGGGTCTGGGGCCCGGCTTCGGGAAGCCGCCAGTGCCCGCTCCCGGCCCCTCCCCGTGCACGTGCGTGAGGAAG GTGTGGTGCTGGAGGCTGTGGCCTGGCTAGTGGGAGGCACAGTGTACCGCGGGGAGACGGCCTCCCTGCTCTGCAACATCTCTGTGCGGGGCGGCCCCCCCGGGCTGCGGCTGGCTGCCAGCTGGTGGGTGGAGCGGCCGGAGGAGGGGGAGCTGAGCTCTGCCCCTGCCCAGCTGGTGGGTGGCGTGGGCCAGGACggtgtggcagagctgggggtcCGGCCCGGAGGCGGCCCTATCAGCGTGGAGCTGGTGGGGCCCCGAAGCCATCGGCTGAGACTCCACGGCTTGGGGCCCGAGGACGAAGGCGTGTACCACTGTGCCCCCAGCGCCTGGGTGCAGCACGCTGACTACAGCTGGTACCAGGCGGGCAGTGCCCGCTCGGGGCCTGTCACGGTCTACCCGTACACTCATG